CAGCGTGTTCACCTTGTTGGGCGTGCTGTGCCCCTTCGCTCCTAACTACGAAAGCCTGCTGGTGATGCGCACTGTGCAAGGCCTGGCAGGCGGTGCATTGCCGCCGATGCTGATGACCGTCGCCCTGCGCTTCTTGCCGGCCAACGTGAAGCTCTACGGCCTGGCCGGTTATGCCCTGACGGCGACGTTCGGCCCCGGGCTCGGCACACCGCTGGCCGGGTTGTGGACCGAGTATGTCGGCTGGCAATGGACCTTCTGGCAAATCATCGCGCCGTGCCTGATCGCCATGGCCGCAGTGGCCTACGGCTTGCCTCAGGATCCGTTGCGCCTGGAACGTTTCAAGCAATTCAACTGGCGCGGGTTGTTATTGGGTTTTCCGGCGATCGGCATGCTGGTCATCGGCATCCTGCAGGGCAACCGGCTGGACTGGTTCGAGTCGAGCCTGATCTGCGGCTTGCTCGGGGGCGGGCTGCTATTGCTGGTGCTGTTCCTGATCAACGAATGGTCGCAGCCGATCCCGTTTTTCAAGATGCAGATGCTCGGCATCCGCAACCTGTCGTTCGCCTTGCTGACCCTGGCCGGCGTGCTGGTGATCTTGCTGGCGGTGATCATCATTCCGTCCAGTTACCTCGCGCAGGTTCAGGGTTATCGCCCGGTGCAGACTGCGCCGATCATGTTGCTGGCGGCCCTGCCACAGTTGCTTGCGCTGCCGTTGGTGGCGGCGCTGTGCAACCTGCGCTGGGTCGATTGCCGCTGGGTACTGGGAATCGGCCTGAGCATGCTGGCGCTGTCGTGCATGGGGGGGGCGCAGCTGACGTCGGTGTGGATTCGCGACGATTTCTACGTCCTGCAACTGCTGCAGATCTTCGGGCAGCCCATGGCGGTGTTGCCATTGTTGATGCTCTCGACCGGCAGCATCAGCCCGATGGAAGGGCCGTTCGCGTCGGCCTGGTTCAACACCGTGAAAGGCCTGTCGGCGGTGATCGCCACGGGAATGATCGACGCGCTGACCACGTCGCGGCTGCACTTTCATTCGACCATGTTGGTGGACCGCCTGGGCAACTCGCCGCTGGCCGACAGCGACAGCGTGGGCCTTGCCCATCGGTTGCATGAACAGGCGGTGGTGCTGACGGCATCGGATCTTTATCTGTGCATGAGCGGCGTCGCCCTGGCGCTGATCCTGCTGATTTTCTGGCTGCCGACGCGGATCTATCCGCCGCGTGCGCCGACTTGAATGCTCCACTGAAACAGAAGGTTTTTATGACGACTCAAGCAACGAAAAAAGTGGCCGTGGGCGTCGCCACCCTGATGGCGGTCGGCGTGCTGGTTTATTTGCTGGCGCCGGGAGTGTTTGGCAAGCGCACGCAACAGAACACCAATGACGCGTTTGTCTCCGCGGACTTCACCCTGGTGGTGCCCCGCGTCGCCGGGTTCATCAAGGAAGTGCTGGTGGAAGACAATCAGCAGGTCAAGGCCGGGCAATTGCTGGCGCTGATCGATGACCGGGATTTACGCGCTGCCGCTCAGGCTGCCGACGCCGAAACGCTGGTGGCGCGGGCGCAACTGCAAAACGCTCGCGCAACCCTTGAGCGCCAGACATCGGTGATCGCCCAGGCGCAAGCCACGGTGGTGTCGGCCAAGGCGGAAATGGCGTTCGCTGAACATGAATTGAACCGCTACAACCACCTCGCCGGCGTTGGCGCGGGTACGGTGCAGAACGCTCAGCAAGCCCGCACGCGTATCGATCAGGCCCGCGCCCGGTTGGCCAATGCGACGGCGGTGTTGGCGGCGGAACGCAAGCAGGTGGACATCCTCACCGCCCAGCGCGATGCGGCCGACGGTGGGTTGAAACGTGCGCAAGCGGCGCTGGAAATGGCCAGCTACGAGCTGTCCTATACGCGTATCGTCGCGCCGCAGGACGGTATGGTCGGCGAGCGCGCCGTGCGGGTCGGGGCTTACGTGACACCGGGGAGCAAGTTGCTGGCGGTGGTGCCGCTGACGCAGGCGTATGTGGTCGCCAATTTTCAGGAGACCCAACTGACCGACGTGCAACCGGGGCAAGCCGTGCAGGTGCGCGTCGACAGCCTTGGCGGTGAAGCGTTGCGCGGTCGCGTCGAGAGCATTGCCCCGGCGACTGGCGTGACTTTCGCTTCGATCAAGCCGGACAACGCGACCGGTAACTTCACTAAGGTTGTGCAGCGGATTCCGGTGAAAATCGTTCTGGATCCGGGGCAAGTGCTGGCCGAACGGCTGCGTGTGGGGATGTCAGTGGAGGCGAGTATTGATACCGCTGACACCGGTGAGCATGAGGTTGCACAGCGATGAACTTCGTCAATCGCACCCCTTTGTGGCGAGGGAGCTTGCTCCCGCTCGAGTGCGCAGCACTCGCCAATTTTGAGTCCGCTTCGCGGCCCAGCGGGAGCAAGCTCCCTCGCCACAAGGTCGGTGTTTGTTCAGTAGCGTTGGTGCTGAGCCTCCTGACCCTGAGTGCCTGCACTGTCGGCCCGGACTTTCAGAAACCGCAGGCACCCCAAATCAGCGAATGGTCCAAACCACAAAAAGCCGCCGCCAGCCAAGCCGTCGCCGACACCATGGACGAACGCTGGTGGGAAGTCTTCCACGACCCGAAACTCTCGGCCCTGACCCAGCGTGCCCTGACGGATAACCTTGACCTGAAACTCGCCAGCAGCCGCCTGCAGCAAAGTCGCGCCGCGCGCCAGGTGGTCACCGCGGATCGCTACCCCAACACCGCCGCCACGGGCAGCTACGGGCGTAAGCGCAACAGCGGCGAAGGTCTGAGCGATCCGTCGGGGAACAATGGCCATTCGGCGTTCAATCTGTGGGATGCCGGCTTTTCGGCGTCCTGGGAACTGGATTTCTGGGGCCGGGTGCGCCGCGAAACCGAAGCGGCGGATGCCACGCTGGACGTCGCGGAAAACGACCGGCGCGGCGTGTTGCTGTCGGTCCTTGCCGAGACTGCCCAGGACTACATTCAGCTACGCGGCGTGCAAAGTACGCGTGCCGTCACGGAAGAGAACCTCGACGTCGCCCGCCACAGCCTGAAGCTGTCGCAGCTGCGCCTGGCCGACGGTGTCGCCACCGACCTCGATGTCGCCGAAGCCGCCGCACAAGTCGCGGCCATCGAATCGCGCCTGCCGGCGCTGGAGCAGCGTCAGTCGCAATTGATCAATGCCCTGAGCCTGTTGATGGGCGAACCGCCCCAGGCGCTGCATGCCGAGTTATCCACAGACGCGCCCGTGCCACAGACCCCGCGCCAGGTCGCCATCGGCCTGCCGTCGCAACTGGCCGAACGTCGCCCGGACATTCGCCAGGCCGAAGCTCGCCTGCATGCCGCCACGGCGAACATTGGGGTGGCCAAGGGGGATTTCTATCCGCGTATCACCCTGTCGGGCAACGTCGGCTCCCAAGCGATGCAATTGAGTGATTTCGGCTCCTGGGGCTCGCGCGCGTTTGGCATAGGCCCGCAATTCAGTCTGCCGCTGTTCGATGGCGGTCGCCTGCGCGGCGTGCTGAACTTGCGCGAAGCCCAGCAACAGGAAGCCGCCATCGCCTACCAGCAAACCGTGCTGCGGGCCTGGCATGAAATCGACGACCAACTGACTGCCTACAACGCCAGCCAACTGCGCCGCGACAGCCTCGCCGAAGCCGTACGCCAAAACCGGATCGCCCTGCGCACCGCGCAACAACAGTACGTGGAAGGGGTGGTGGATTTCGTCAACGTCCTCACCGTGCAAGGCGAATTGCTGGCGACCCAGCAGCAATGGGTCGAGAGTTCGACCGGCGTGTCGCTGGCGATGGTCGGGTTGTACAAGGCGTTGGGTGGAGGGTGGGAGTCGGTGTATCCGGTGGGGGAGATGGCGCAACGCAGGTAAAAACTCCCCTCGCCTTGACGCTCACCCACGCTGTCATAGACTCCGCTCATCCGTCAGGGAGTTACGGTTATGCGACGAGTTCGTGTGTGGGTTATGGGATTGACCTTTTTTACGTGTACCGCTCAGGCGCAAACGCCCGTGCCAGACGATCTGTTATTGGACAACGGCGCAGTTGGCAGTAGCAGTTCGGCTGCCAGCACTGAGGCCCGTGGTGTATTGCGGGCACGGGATCAGGCGATGCTCGCCAGTGAGTTGTCCGGGCGGATTGTCGAGTTGCCGTTCAGTGAGGGTGAGTCCTTCAAGAAGGGCGATACGCTGGCGCGTTTTGATTGTTCGGCCTATCAGGCGCAGCTCAATGCGGCGCAGGCGGCCAGCCGGGGAGCCAGTGAGGAGCTGGCTCACAACAAACAGCTGGCGGCG
This DNA window, taken from Pseudomonas fluorescens NCIMB 11764, encodes the following:
- a CDS encoding MFS transporter, encoding MTSLTAPAPLAAASHSAMTPPVFGPRIIIGLVGVLLAVLVSGLNEMVTKVALADIRGALAIGYDEGTWLVASYTATSVAAMAFAPWCAVTFSLRRFTLCAISVFTLLGVLCPFAPNYESLLVMRTVQGLAGGALPPMLMTVALRFLPANVKLYGLAGYALTATFGPGLGTPLAGLWTEYVGWQWTFWQIIAPCLIAMAAVAYGLPQDPLRLERFKQFNWRGLLLGFPAIGMLVIGILQGNRLDWFESSLICGLLGGGLLLLVLFLINEWSQPIPFFKMQMLGIRNLSFALLTLAGVLVILLAVIIIPSSYLAQVQGYRPVQTAPIMLLAALPQLLALPLVAALCNLRWVDCRWVLGIGLSMLALSCMGGAQLTSVWIRDDFYVLQLLQIFGQPMAVLPLLMLSTGSISPMEGPFASAWFNTVKGLSAVIATGMIDALTTSRLHFHSTMLVDRLGNSPLADSDSVGLAHRLHEQAVVLTASDLYLCMSGVALALILLIFWLPTRIYPPRAPT
- a CDS encoding HlyD family secretion protein produces the protein MTTQATKKVAVGVATLMAVGVLVYLLAPGVFGKRTQQNTNDAFVSADFTLVVPRVAGFIKEVLVEDNQQVKAGQLLALIDDRDLRAAAQAADAETLVARAQLQNARATLERQTSVIAQAQATVVSAKAEMAFAEHELNRYNHLAGVGAGTVQNAQQARTRIDQARARLANATAVLAAERKQVDILTAQRDAADGGLKRAQAALEMASYELSYTRIVAPQDGMVGERAVRVGAYVTPGSKLLAVVPLTQAYVVANFQETQLTDVQPGQAVQVRVDSLGGEALRGRVESIAPATGVTFASIKPDNATGNFTKVVQRIPVKIVLDPGQVLAERLRVGMSVEASIDTADTGEHEVAQR
- a CDS encoding efflux transporter outer membrane subunit, with protein sequence MNFVNRTPLWRGSLLPLECAALANFESASRPSGSKLPRHKVGVCSVALVLSLLTLSACTVGPDFQKPQAPQISEWSKPQKAAASQAVADTMDERWWEVFHDPKLSALTQRALTDNLDLKLASSRLQQSRAARQVVTADRYPNTAATGSYGRKRNSGEGLSDPSGNNGHSAFNLWDAGFSASWELDFWGRVRRETEAADATLDVAENDRRGVLLSVLAETAQDYIQLRGVQSTRAVTEENLDVARHSLKLSQLRLADGVATDLDVAEAAAQVAAIESRLPALEQRQSQLINALSLLMGEPPQALHAELSTDAPVPQTPRQVAIGLPSQLAERRPDIRQAEARLHAATANIGVAKGDFYPRITLSGNVGSQAMQLSDFGSWGSRAFGIGPQFSLPLFDGGRLRGVLNLREAQQQEAAIAYQQTVLRAWHEIDDQLTAYNASQLRRDSLAEAVRQNRIALRTAQQQYVEGVVDFVNVLTVQGELLATQQQWVESSTGVSLAMVGLYKALGGGWESVYPVGEMAQRR